Proteins from a single region of Bradyrhizobium diazoefficiens:
- a CDS encoding NUDIX hydrolase, translating to MARAPVMAAGGIVLRRGAPPLVAIVRQRKRNEWVLPKGKLDDGETPKEAAHREVLEETGHDVAIHEFLGTLVYQSGGRSKVVHFWRMEAEGGPVRKLMNDIKAVDWLTLEDAIARLSREYERAFLVQIGPIALAAAGLATTDAEVTPSLATDDIDGAMQTVTAAESASIDELRHGLVQKVKAWLRGEA from the coding sequence ATGGCGCGAGCGCCTGTGATGGCGGCGGGTGGTATTGTGCTGCGGCGTGGCGCGCCGCCGCTGGTTGCGATCGTGCGCCAGCGCAAGCGCAATGAATGGGTTTTGCCCAAGGGCAAGCTCGATGACGGCGAGACGCCGAAAGAGGCGGCGCACCGCGAGGTGCTGGAAGAGACCGGCCATGACGTCGCCATCCACGAATTTCTGGGCACGCTCGTTTACCAATCCGGCGGCCGTTCCAAGGTCGTGCATTTCTGGCGCATGGAGGCCGAGGGCGGGCCAGTCCGCAAGCTGATGAACGACATCAAAGCGGTCGACTGGCTGACGCTGGAGGACGCGATCGCGCGCCTGTCGCGCGAATATGAGCGCGCCTTCCTGGTGCAGATCGGCCCGATCGCGCTCGCCGCCGCAGGGCTTGCAACCACCGATGCCGAAGTGACACCGTCACTCGCAACCGACGACATCGACGGCGCTATGCAGACGGTGACGGCGGCCGAATCCGCCTCCATCGACGAACTGCGCCACGGCCTCGTACAAAAAGTGAAAGCCTGGCTGCGCGGAGAGGCGTGA
- the asd gene encoding archaetidylserine decarboxylase (Phosphatidylserine decarboxylase is synthesized as a single chain precursor. Generation of the pyruvoyl active site from a Ser is coupled to cleavage of a Gly-Ser bond between the larger (beta) and smaller (alpha chains). It is an integral membrane protein.) — MTVKALIASFTQQEDLNFLLTNRIPRAGLTRFMGWFSKIENPLVRDVSIALWKLFSDLDLSEARKTHFKSLHDCFTRELKPGLRPFDLDPAVVASPSDGIVGAHGRIADTELFQVKGAPYSLLDLLGDPALVEQHRNGSFVTLRLTSSMYHRFHAPYDAHIERVTLIHGDVWNVNPIALKRVERLFCKNERAVIRTHLSTGEAVTLVPVAAILVASIRLHFLDMVLNAQTKGPVNFPCDVNVTKGEELGWFEHGSTIIILAPGDFSFCDGIAEGTRIRAGEALLRRK; from the coding sequence CCTGACCCGCTTCATGGGCTGGTTCTCCAAGATCGAGAATCCCTTGGTGCGGGATGTCTCGATCGCGCTGTGGAAGCTGTTCTCCGACCTCGACCTGTCGGAGGCGCGCAAGACTCACTTCAAGAGCCTGCATGATTGCTTCACCCGGGAACTGAAGCCGGGGCTGCGGCCGTTTGATCTGGATCCAGCAGTCGTTGCGAGTCCGTCGGACGGCATCGTCGGTGCTCATGGCCGGATCGCCGATACCGAGCTGTTCCAGGTCAAGGGCGCGCCCTATTCACTGCTCGATCTGCTTGGCGATCCCGCGCTGGTCGAGCAGCATCGCAATGGAAGCTTCGTCACGTTGCGGCTGACGTCGAGCATGTATCATCGCTTCCACGCGCCCTATGATGCGCATATCGAGCGCGTCACGCTGATCCATGGCGACGTCTGGAACGTCAACCCGATCGCGCTGAAGCGTGTCGAGCGCCTGTTCTGCAAGAACGAGCGCGCGGTGATCCGCACGCATTTGTCGACCGGTGAGGCCGTGACGCTGGTGCCGGTTGCCGCGATCCTGGTCGCCAGCATCCGGTTGCACTTCCTCGACATGGTGCTGAACGCGCAGACGAAAGGACCCGTCAATTTCCCCTGCGATGTCAACGTGACCAAGGGCGAGGAGCTCGGGTGGTTCGAGCATGGTTCGACCATCATCATCCTCGCGCCGGGTGACTTTTCGTTCTGCGACGGCATTGCCGAGGGGACGCGCATCCGTGCAGGTGAAGCGCTGCTGAGAAGAAAATAG